The nucleotide window CGAGGCCATCGAGGAAGCCGACGGCTTCCACGGTGTGCACGCGGCAGGGGACCACGGTCACGATCACGCTCACGGCAGCCTCGCCGAAGGGTTCAATCTCAGGGAAACCGAGCTGGCCTTCAGCGCCTCGGTCGACCCGTACTTCGACGCCTTCGCCATGCTGGCCGTGAGCGAAGAGGGCATCGAGGCCGAGGAGGTCTACTTCCAGACGCGCAGTCTGCCGGGCGGCCTCCAGGTCCGGGGCGGCAAGTTCCTGAGCGGCATCGGCTACGCGAATCGGCAGCACCCGCACCAGTGGAGTTTCGTCGACCAGAACCTCACCTACGAGCTGCTCTTCGGCGGGCACGGCCTCAACGAGAAGGGCCTGCAGGTCACCTGGCTGCCGAAGCTGCCAGTCTACCTGCAGCTTGGCGCGGAGATGCTGCAGGGCGAGAACGAGAAGTTCGCCAACTACATCGGGCCGGAGGAGTTCCCCGGCATCGGCGGCGTCGGACCGCCGCGCGAACTCTCGCACCAGGCCGGACCGCGGCTCTTCACCGGCTTCGCCAAGATTGCGCCCGACCTCGGGTACTCGCAAGCGCTGCAGGTGGGCGTCTCGTTCGGCCACGCCGGCAAGCACCAGGAAATCCACGACCACGACGGCGATGGCATCCCCGAGGGCGTACTCGATGGCACAGGGTCGTTCTGGGGCGCCGACGTGGTCTACAAGTACGACTCGCCGCGCGAGTACGGCGCCGGCGACCTCACCCTTCAGGGCGAGTACTTCCGCCGCACGCGCGACCTCGACGTCGTCGGCCGCGACCAGACGACGGTCTTCGAGAACGACGGCGCGTACGTGCAGGCCGTCTACGGCATCGCCCCGCGGTGGCAGCTCGCCGGACGCGCGGCCTTCGCGGGGTTCACCAACGAGCGCCTGCGGGGCGGGACGCTCACCGAGTACGACCTCTCGAAGCAGTATTCGGTCGCGGCCACGTTCCTGCCGACGGAGTTCTCGCGGCTTCGCGTGCAGTACAACCGCGGCGCCGTCTGGGTGGGCCGCGAGCAAGAGACGTTCAACCAGCTCTACGTGCAGATGCAGGTGAGCCTCGGCGTGCACGGCGCGCACCGGTTCTAGGGCCGTTCCTGGATGAGGACGTTCGACATGTTGCCACGACTGCTGCTTGCCACGAGTCTTCTGGCGCTCACGCCAGCCTTCGCCTCGGCCGCCGTCGAGGTGGTGGCCACCACGTCCACCATGGGCATGCTGGCGCGCACGGTTGGTGGAGACCGCGTGAAGGTCACCGTGCTGGCTCCTCCGGACCGCGACGCCCATTACCTGCTCGCCAGGCCGAGCATGATGATGGCGCTGCGTCGGGCCGACCTGCTGGTGGCCGTCGGAGCCGAGCTCGAGATCGGCTGGCTGCCGGCCGCGCTCGAAGGCGCCAACAACCCGAATGTGCTGCCGGGCCGGATCGGCTACTTCGAAGGGGCCGCCCAGATCGAGCTCATCGAGACGGGCGTCATCGCCGACCGGTCGCGGGGCGACGTCCACCCGCTCGGAAACCCGCACTACTACATGGATCCCGAACGGATGGTCAACGTCGCCCGCGCGCTCGCTTCACGACTCGGGAGCATCGATCCAGCCAACGCCTCGGCCTATGCCGGTGCGGCCGAGGCATTTGCGACAGCGGTCGCCGATCGGGTGCCGCGGTGGCGCGAGCTCGCGAAGAACGCGACGGGGGTCGTCTTCTTCCACAAGGACGGCAACTACCTCGCGGCCCTGCTCGGTGTGCCGGTGCTCGGCTACGTGGAGCCGCTGCCGGGCATTCCTCCCACGGCGGGGCACCTGCGCCTGCTCGTCGAACAACTCAAGGGGCAGCAGGGCGTGATCCTCTACAATAGCTTCCACCCGAGAGGCGGCCCGGAGTTCCTGTCGCGGAATCTCGGGTGGCCGTCGAGGCGTCTCCAGCACGAAGTGGCGCTCGGGGCGACCTCGGCGCAGTATCTCGATCACATCGAACAGTGGGTCACGGCCATCGCGGGCGGAAAATCCTAGACCGGACCTCACCTGTGTTGAGGATGCCGGGCCCTGTGGAGACGACCGACACGCCACGCCTGACCGCCCGAGAAGGCTCAGGGGACCAGCGCGGTTGAGCGCTGGCGACAGGGCCCCGGCGCGACCCGCGCGGCCAGCGGCCCGCGGCGCCCTCGCAGGGCGGTCCGGTCGTCGGAACCGGGCGTGGCAGCATCAACACACGTGAGATCCGCTCCAGATCCCCTGCTCGTCGTCGACGCGCTCGTCGCCGGCTACCGGGCCCCGGTCGTCGGGCCTGTGTCGTTCTCGGTGGCGGCGGGCGAACTCGTGGGGCTTGCCGGCCCGAACGGTGCCGGAAAGTCGACCCTCCTTGCGGCAATCATCGGCACGGCGAAGGTCTTCGGGGGCGGCGTCCGGCGGCACCCGGGCGTCCGTGTCGCCTACCAGCACCAGCGGCCGGCGCGCCTTGCCGAGATGCCGATCACGGGCAGAGAGTTTCTCGCGATCACGGGGGCCCACCACCACCCCATCCCCGCGGCGCTCGCCCCGCTCCTCGGCCAGCGGCTCGACCGCCTGAGTGGCGGCCAGTACCAACTGCTGCACGTGTGGGCCTGCCTCGGCAGCCCCGCCGGCCTCGTGATGCTCGACGAGCCGACCAACAACCTGGATCCGCAGTCGACCACGATCCTCCAGGAGATTCTCGCGAGCTCGGGCGAGAAGCAGCGGGGCGTGCTCGTCGTCAGCCACGACCGCGGGCTGCTCGACGACGTCTGCACGCGCGTGGTGGAGGTGGCGTGAACGTCTCGGCCGTCTTCGACCCGCTCTTCCTGGTGCCGTTCGTCAACGGCCTGCTGCTCGCGGTGCTGCTGCCGGCGCTTGGGGTCTACGTCCGCCTGCGCGACGAGTGGCTGGCGTCGCTTGGCGTCGCTCAAGCGGCCGCGGCGGGCGTGGTGATCGGGTCGCTCGTCAGCCGTGACGTCACCGTGACCGCCCTCGGCGCGGCAGCGCTCGCCGCCGCGAGCAAAGCGGCCTTCGGACGAGGCGGCAACGATCTCTACGCCGTGATGATCCTCTTCGGCTGGACCGCGGCCCTGCTCGTGGCCGCCAACTCGGCGCACGGCGACGATCTTGCCCGTGCGCTCGTGCAGGGCCAGTTGTACTTCACCGACCATCCACACCTGCACGGGCTGATCGCCATCGGCCTCGTCATTGGTGTACTCCTCCCCTGGGTGTCGTCGCGGCTCCTGCTCGGTCAGTTCTTCCCCGACCACTTCCGCGCCAATGGCATCGCGCGGCCGCACCACGATTTCGTCTTCGACGTGCTGCTGGCCGTGACGCTGGCGCTCGCGGCGACGACGATCGGCGTGATGGCGGCCTTCGCGCTGGTGTTCGTCCCGCCATGGGTCACGTTTCGCCTGGCGCACGGCTGGCACCGGACGATCGTGTGGAGCATCGGGCTGGCCGTCGCGGCCTACGCGCTCAGCTTCGCCGGCGCCATCGTGTTCGACCAGCCATACGGCCCCGTGCTGGTTGCGGTGCTGATTGTCGCCGGCGCCCTGCGGCTGCTGCCCTACCGCTAGGCGAAGAGTCGCAGAGGGCTCGAGCCGTGCTGACTTACCCTCTCCACATCGCCGCACTTGCCAACCTGGCCGGTTTCGTCGCCGGCGCGGCGCTCTACGCCATGCTCGTCGTGATGACGCTGCGCGAGCGCCGTAGCCTCGTGCAGACCGACGTATCGAAGCCAGGCGACCTCGAGCTGCTCCCGCTCGTGACCGGGGTGCTGGGGCTGCTGTGGAACCTTGGTGCGCTCGCCGTGCACGCGGGCATCGACTTCGGACTCGGCAGCCCACCCGCCGCCTTCACGGCCGCCGCGTTCTGTGCGCTCGGGATGCTGCCCGCGGTCGTGGTCCACTCGGTGCTGCGCGGGGAAGCGGACCGCACGCGCAGGCGCCAACACGCGGCCATCGTCGGTGCGGCCTACGCGGTGTGCGCGCTCGCGGCGCTCCTGCACATGTGGGACGCGGCGGGGGGCATTGCGCCTTCACCCCTCGCGCTGCGCGTGGCGACCGCCGGCTACCTGCTGCTGCTCGTGCCGCTCGTGTTCTCGACCCGCCCGCGCGAGGAGTGGCGGCGTACCGTCTGGGTGGTCGCGCTGGCCGTCTTCGCCGTCTCGGCGCTGCACCTTGCCGAGCACGAAGGCTTCGCAAGCCCCTGGTACATCGAGCTCGTCTCGCACCACTCGTCGCTGCCGCTCGCCTTCGTCATCCTGTACGAGGACTACCGGTTCGCCCT belongs to Acidobacteriota bacterium and includes:
- a CDS encoding ATP-binding cassette domain-containing protein, which translates into the protein MRSAPDPLLVVDALVAGYRAPVVGPVSFSVAAGELVGLAGPNGAGKSTLLAAIIGTAKVFGGGVRRHPGVRVAYQHQRPARLAEMPITGREFLAITGAHHHPIPAALAPLLGQRLDRLSGGQYQLLHVWACLGSPAGLVMLDEPTNNLDPQSTTILQEILASSGEKQRGVLVVSHDRGLLDDVCTRVVEVA
- a CDS encoding metal ABC transporter permease, producing MNVSAVFDPLFLVPFVNGLLLAVLLPALGVYVRLRDEWLASLGVAQAAAAGVVIGSLVSRDVTVTALGAAALAAASKAAFGRGGNDLYAVMILFGWTAALLVAANSAHGDDLARALVQGQLYFTDHPHLHGLIAIGLVIGVLLPWVSSRLLLGQFFPDHFRANGIARPHHDFVFDVLLAVTLALAATTIGVMAAFALVFVPPWVTFRLAHGWHRTIVWSIGLAVAAYALSFAGAIVFDQPYGPVLVAVLIVAGALRLLPYR
- a CDS encoding zinc ABC transporter substrate-binding protein yields the protein MLPRLLLATSLLALTPAFASAAVEVVATTSTMGMLARTVGGDRVKVTVLAPPDRDAHYLLARPSMMMALRRADLLVAVGAELEIGWLPAALEGANNPNVLPGRIGYFEGAAQIELIETGVIADRSRGDVHPLGNPHYYMDPERMVNVARALASRLGSIDPANASAYAGAAEAFATAVADRVPRWRELAKNATGVVFFHKDGNYLAALLGVPVLGYVEPLPGIPPTAGHLRLLVEQLKGQQGVILYNSFHPRGGPEFLSRNLGWPSRRLQHEVALGATSAQYLDHIEQWVTAIAGGKS